The Streptomyces rubrogriseus genomic sequence GACACTCAAAGCCATACTTTGAGAGGCAGGAGTGCCCTACTGCCCGCAAAACGCAAAGCGCCCCGGTTTCCGGTGAATTCGGAAGCCGGGGCGTGCGGGTGCGTGACGGACGTTACGAGGTCTGGCCCTGCGCCCGCGCCGTGTCGTCGGCGCTGTCCTCCTGGCCGCGGTTGGCCTCCAGGTTGGCCTTCATCCGGTCCACCCGGCCCACGACCTGGACCGAGGCCCGGTCCCGCTCCTTGCGCAGCGCGACGTAGCTGATGGG encodes the following:
- a CDS encoding DUF4229 domain-containing protein; amino-acid sequence: MLRYTLMRLGIFVGCLVVVWGLVYAGVFPRGLGDSNGMWILLLSLLVSAPISYVALRKERDRASVQVVGRVDRMKANLEANRGQEDSADDTARAQGQTS